The nucleotide sequence TCGGCAAAAGATATCAAcaatataattcatttttcacacgCTTTACCCGGAACTAAATATGAATTCTGGTTATATTTCTCCAATTCCACTGTATCCGAATTACTAACATGGACTGCAGCCATCACAACTCCACCAGATCCTCCTCTAAACTTGAGTGTTAATATTAGGGGCGGTAAAACAGCTCAGATTAGTTGGAGTGGGCCACTAGCCGGTGAATTTTCTGGTTTCAAGATGAAGGTGCTTAGCTTAACCGAAAATGTGCCAATGCGAACGATAAGTCTGACCGAAAGTCCGTATGTTTTGAAAGATTTAACACCCGGTGGTTCGTACCAAGTTCAGTTGTTCACTGTCTATGATAATAAAGAAAGTGTGGCATATATTTCGCGGAACTTTACCACTAAACCAAGCACACCTGGTAAATTCATCGTATGGTTTAGAAATGAAACCACATTACTAGTCTTGTGGCAACCTTCATATCCGGCCAGTATATTCAGTCATTATAAAGTATCCATTGAACCAGCTGACGCGCCAGAAAGCGTACTTTATGTGGAACGTGAGGGTGAACCGCCTGGTCCAGCACAGGCTGCATTCAAAGGCCTTATTCCAGGCAGAGCATACAATATTTCTGTGCAAACAGTCAGtgaggatgaaatttcaacgCCAACTACAGCTCAATATCGCACCATTCCATTGCGACCTTTATCACTGACCTATGATAAGAGCTGGCTAACGTCTCGTAGCATCCGTGTATCATGGGAGCCGCCTAAAGGTTTATGCGAATTTGACAAGTATCAGATTAGCGTCAACGTTCGAAGACAGTCTGGTATTACGACAGCCCCAATTACGCGCGGTAGGGACGAGCCCACAGTATGTGATCTAAATGAAGGATTAGAACCTGGTCGAACGTATCAAATCTTGGTGAAAACTTTCTCAGCCAAAGTGGCTAGTTGGCCAGCTACGTTGAATGTTACAATGAAACCATTACCAGTTAAAGATCTGACCACAGCTAGTGCTGCAACAACCGGTGACTTTAAAATTAAATGGCGTGTAGATAATTCCAgttaccaagaattattcaaaatcagttATGTTGAAGCGGAATCGTTGAATGGTGACAGTAACACCACTTTGGTCGAAGGCAAAGAGTATGATTTAGATTCTCTTTTGCCTGGTCGAAATTATTCCATATCGGTACAAGCAGTCAGCAATCAAATTGAAAGTAATGAAACAGTGGTGTATCTAGCAACGCGGCCATCATCTCCTATCATTGAAGAACTTAAATCTACCGAATTCGGTTTAGATATTTCGTGGAAATCGGATGTGGATTCGAGACAAGAGAACTACATTGTCATTGTATCACGAAATGATTCCGCATCCGAACCTATGATCACCAACACAACCGTACCAAAACTAATGCTAAAGAATTTGTATCCTGGTGCCGGCTATCATATCAAAGTAATTGCCGTCAGTCATGGTCTACAAAGCGAACCCCATGACTACTTCCAAGCTGTTTACCCAAAACCTCCTAAAAATCTCACGGTTGAAAAAGTCAACTCTAATACAGTTGTAGTCCGTTGGCAAGAACCAATTGACTCCCAATTCTCTGAATACTCCATTCGTTTCCGAACTGAAGAAGACGAGAAATGGGTTCGCTTACCAGGTGTAAAAGGTGCCACTGAAACAGAAATCGCCGATATGACACCAGGTGAAAGATACCTCATACAAGTGAATACTGTCAGTTACGGTGTCGAATCAGTTCATCCTCTGCAGTTGAATTACACAGTGAGGCCAAACCCTGTCACCAATATGATTGGATTGGTCGATTCGACCAATATTACTTTGGAATTTGCCAGACCCGAAGGACGTATCGAATATTATGCGGTATTTTGGAGTGCAACCTCAACTGAAGCCAACACCCAGCATCCTATTATTCAAGAGCAGTCGAAAAACGTCACAGATACAGGCAGAGACGAGAAAAATGTTCGAATCTCAATTGAAGATCTGATGCCTGGAATTAAATATCACTTTGATATACAAACTGTCTCATACAATTTAGAGAGTGATATTAGTTCAACAGATTTGCAAACCATGCCACTCATTTTGTCCGAAGTCTTGATTGTCAACGATCCTCTTGACACCGATCACGTTACTCTGAGgtacgttttttatttttgtccaATTTAGGTAATTTCATGTTAATTTAACCAAGGTTTTGgagttttgctttttgattGCTTCCATTGGGTACGATGGGTACTAATAAGTAATAActattctattttcaaaaatgctgaagggttttctttttttccatgaaaatttctcgtcgaatgaagtaaaaaaaaatggggaaatatTTCTTGCACGACcaaaaagggcgtcatcacgacaagcattttttcgttcataaaagatgaatgaacgacaaaaaatgatgaagttccacgccagatgacgcccgacaataaagtatttatgaacgactacgatttaataacgagataagcagtattcacgacaaaataatttcatacacgacagaacattatcagttcaattacaattatattttgtacaatttttgacaaataatcaactgagggtttctttcaaaaaaatttgagtgaaattgtgactcagtagaagagaaccaaattgtcctaagcgaagcgagggcaaaagcttagggaaaaaaatgagaattttgaggatagatcggcgattttgtcggcaaatgaacaataattaaatacatgattgtaaaaaatttgaatttttgaaaactgaaactaaaatattgttggaatttttgtattttctcaactttcttgaatttctcacaatttcccaagtttttcctactttcgTGGAACCGGAGGGGGGCAAACTGTCGCCCCTTAGCCCCCTTTTGTTTCGTCCCTgaggtcaaaagaggaagaggggtcGCCCATCAAAGCCCACAAAACACTACTtctataaacagcaattttttacatacctacttcgttttttttggtatcattttaatattttttgaacgcctatttctgtcggtgaaatgcctgttttcGATAGAAAAATGTTGTCATGAATTGCCTTTTATagcagttgaaagtaataaaatgttgtgaatTTTAATTCGTCGTTCGATACATTATTTTTGTCGTTGAAGTACCTTTCATGTCGGGGTAAGCTCcttattgtcgggaatttcctatttagtcgtggtaatgatttttctggggtgaaagtgcctatgcttgtcgtgctgacacccttttttgtcgtggtattaaatcacacccaaaaaaaatcattttcgtgcagaaatgacgattttatgaagtacctacatttatttgtGTTTGTCTGTCCGCTTGTTTAACCTGTACAAGATTGTTTATTTGCATGTCTGGTTTCTCATGGTCATCTCTGTCTGGCCATCTCAAAGTTGTGTGACTCCTTCTCCAAATATGGCACCCAGAATGGTCCAACTTCCATATTCATAATAAATAAAAAGGTGTTACTTCAGTTTTTGAAGCTATTGActtaaaattcaatatcacgTTTAGTCCTTTtcaaacgatttgaaaattggtgGCTTGggaacattttgatttttcattatttgaatGGGACTGTttactaatgaaaaaaaattaaatgtgtGCTGGATTGAATtttataatgtaattttttctctcacatgaagacatggaaaaaattttacttacatgGAATGTAAAAATTAGCTacctaaaattgatgaaactttgagaaaatttgacaaaaattccgCAACATtgcctaaaaaattattcaaagtacCTAACTTAttaaaaagtgactaaaaattctgtaaaataaagtaaaatcatTCATTATAAATCACAAGTACCTATCTGattgtattttgaaacatttgtttGGTTAACTTGGtgagaactgctcaaaacatcATTGAAAcatgtcaaaaattggaatgaaaactaaaactcttctcaaaaaatcattaaaatcaaatacagtggcgtcgcgataagtgaaaattcaaggaaagaaaatttttgtttcacttaaAAGAGTTTTTCACATGCAAAGGTTTCAGttagggagtttttttttggttaattttcacttatcgAAATTCggataaaaaaacgaaaaacatgaactgaacaataaaattttctgattttcagtGATCAATTTCGAATTTAGTTTGATCAGTCAGTCTTTAAACAGCTCACAGGTCATTCTTACCTTCTTGTTTGACACATAATCCATTGGAAACAATTCAACTTTAGCAAAACATTGAGGCTCtttttcacttatagaggctgAACGAGTCAGTACCTTTCAGTTAAAGAGgtattttcacttatagaggtaaaacgcaGACAACATTTCACTTGTAGGTAGAGGTAAACTCGATaattttgggataaatcctagtttcagttaacgaggtagccctttttcacttattgaggttgatttacacataaaattggtccaaggtgaagggaaggaggtttttatttcacgtATTGAGTTTTTTCACATATCGAGGTTTCACTTATCGCGACACCACTGTATGTTctattaaaaactgagaaaCTCAgctgaattgacaaaaaatgtaagAGATTTAGATatcattaaaatattcatttttttggtaattgtcaATGATTTCAAGggtttttaaatcaaaaactgattttttttcattgagttGTTATGACAATGACAATGACCCACATATTTTCTAAAATCCAActtgtttatttgtttgttaattcaacaatttcatttctcatGTCACAGGTACACACCAACGCCTCAAAGTTCATCACATTTCGATCGTTATCGATTCCAAATATCAGATCCATCAATAGCAGTCAAAGAGAAACTGGCCAATGACACAGAAACCAAAGTAACATTTGATAATCTAGTACCTGGAAGACTGTACAATTTCACCATTTGGACAGTAGCTGATGGTGTTGCCAGTCAGCCGCTTTTAAAGCAAGATCGCCTCTACCCAGAACCGATTCTTGGTATCAATGCCAGCTCAATTTCTGATCGTTTCATTGATTTAACTTGGGATCGGCCTAGAGGAGAATACGACACATTTGAAGTACAGTATTTGAACGCTGATGATATCCTGGTTCAAAATTCCACCTCTGATACTCGTATCACATTGActggtttgaaaccatttcacaACTACACATTCACTGTTATTGTTAGATCTGGCACTGAGTCATCAATTTTACGTCATTCATTACCAGTCAGCAGTAGTTTTGCTACGGATGAATCTGTTCCTGGCCAGGTCAATAAGTTCCATCCTATTGATATTCAACCTAGCGATATTACGTTTGAATGGTATCTTCCCAAATCCGAGCAGAATGGTGTTATTTTAAAGTTCACTGTTATTTATGGTTTGGAGGGATCAAGTCATGTGCAAATCAAGGAGTTTAAACCATGGGATATACAAGGTgctgtgaaaaatttatcacctggtAAAACATACCTGTTCAGGATACAAGGTGAGACAAAGATTGGACCCGGTCCAGAAACGGTGTGGAAACAACGAATGCCTATTCTGGCACCTCCTAGACCAAGTAGTCAAGTTGTGCCAACTGAGGTGCGTCGTGGAACCACAACAATTCAGATCAGATTCCGTAAAAATTACTTCAGTGAGCAGAATGGGCCAATTACCAATTACACAGTTATTGTGGCTGAAGATGATAACAAAAACGCATCTGGAATTGAAATGCCGAGCTGGAGAGATGTCCAAGCATACAGTATTTGGCCTCCATATCAAGTGATGGAGCCTTATTATCCATTTGAGAATTCTTCAGTTGAAGACTTTACCATTGGTGAACAGAACTGTGAAGGTGTTAAAGGCTACTGTAATGGACCCCTTAAGAGTGGCACTACGTATCGTGTGAAAATCAGAGCATTCACCGCACCTGATAAGTTCACTGATACGTTTTATTCATTCCCTATACAGACTGATCGTGATAATACACCATTGCTTGTTGGTGTCAGCATCCCTCTTATTCTGATAATGATACTTTGTGCTGTGTTCTTAGCATTGAAAAAGAAACGTTCAATGATTAAGAAAGCGATAGAATGTCGTAATGATAGCTTATCGTTGCCAGAAAGCATTGTAGAAACGAGTCGTCCAGTAAGATTAGAGAATTTTGCCGAACATTATCGCATCATGTCAGCTGATTCGGATTTCCGTTTCTCTGAAGAGTTTGAGGAACTGAAACATGT is from Planococcus citri chromosome 1, ihPlaCitr1.1, whole genome shotgun sequence and encodes:
- the LOC135832616 gene encoding tyrosine-protein phosphatase 10D-like, whose product is MTPLRLTVVIILLQIKVALSADLVIQIPEPSNQENGIYRLDYAPPKGSPPPNTTISAKDINNIIHFSHALPGTKYEFWLYFSNSTVSELLTWTAAITTPPDPPLNLSVNIRGGKTAQISWSGPLAGEFSGFKMKVLSLTENVPMRTISLTESPYVLKDLTPGGSYQVQLFTVYDNKESVAYISRNFTTKPSTPGKFIVWFRNETTLLVLWQPSYPASIFSHYKVSIEPADAPESVLYVEREGEPPGPAQAAFKGLIPGRAYNISVQTVSEDEISTPTTAQYRTIPLRPLSLTYDKSWLTSRSIRVSWEPPKGLCEFDKYQISVNVRRQSGITTAPITRGRDEPTVCDLNEGLEPGRTYQILVKTFSAKVASWPATLNVTMKPLPVKDLTTASAATTGDFKIKWRVDNSSYQELFKISYVEAESLNGDSNTTLVEGKEYDLDSLLPGRNYSISVQAVSNQIESNETVVYLATRPSSPIIEELKSTEFGLDISWKSDVDSRQENYIVIVSRNDSASEPMITNTTVPKLMLKNLYPGAGYHIKVIAVSHGLQSEPHDYFQAVYPKPPKNLTVEKVNSNTVVVRWQEPIDSQFSEYSIRFRTEEDEKWVRLPGVKGATETEIADMTPGERYLIQVNTVSYGVESVHPLQLNYTVRPNPVTNMIGLVDSTNITLEFARPEGRIEYYAVFWSATSTEANTQHPIIQEQSKNVTDTGRDEKNVRISIEDLMPGIKYHFDIQTVSYNLESDISSTDLQTMPLILSEVLIVNDPLDTDHVTLRYTPTPQSSSHFDRYRFQISDPSIAVKEKLANDTETKVTFDNLVPGRLYNFTIWTVADGVASQPLLKQDRLYPEPILGINASSISDRFIDLTWDRPRGEYDTFEVQYLNADDILVQNSTSDTRITLTGLKPFHNYTFTVIVRSGTESSILRHSLPVSSSFATDESVPGQVNKFHPIDIQPSDITFEWYLPKSEQNGVILKFTVIYGLEGSSHVQIKEFKPWDIQGAVKNLSPGKTYLFRIQGETKIGPGPETVWKQRMPILAPPRPSSQVVPTEVRRGTTTIQIRFRKNYFSEQNGPITNYTVIVAEDDNKNASGIEMPSWRDVQAYSIWPPYQVMEPYYPFENSSVEDFTIGEQNCEGVKGYCNGPLKSGTTYRVKIRAFTAPDKFTDTFYSFPIQTDRDNTPLLVGVSIPLILIMILCAVFLALKKKRSMIKKAIECRNDSLSLPESIVETSRPVRLENFAEHYRIMSADSDFRFSEEFEELKHVGRDQLNTAADLPCNRPKNRFTNILPYDHSRFKLQPVDDEEGSDYINANYVPGYNSPREFVVTQGPLHCTRDDFWRMCWESNSRAIVMLTRVVEKGREKCDHYWPYDTLPVYYGDISVTLLNDTHYPDWVISEFIMCRGDQQRMLRHFHFTTWPDFGVPNPPQTLIRFVRTFRERIGPDQRPVVVHCSAGVGRSGTFIALDRILQSIIHSDVVDIFGIVYAMRKERVWMVQTEQQYICIHQCLLAVLQGQENQAAIREIHHNQGYEDDEGIAESNI